In a genomic window of Seriola aureovittata isolate HTS-2021-v1 ecotype China chromosome 11, ASM2101889v1, whole genome shotgun sequence:
- the si:dkey-3d4.3 gene encoding leucine-zipper-like transcriptional regulator 1 homolog isoform X1 produces MQAMSQSSSCLWTKLPQSSWSPCDRYKHACCSYDGSVYILGGRGSSCLRDFWRYSVVCNEWTELSCTSEAAPEELEEHTMVAHEGFLYVFGGMLDSAYTKASCALWVFDVAKQKWVQWQGKTSSRQTQMPTNRKGHSAVVVGSAMLLYGGLVDIKGSSQDFWSLDFDTMAWSLLGGSQQGSFGPGPRHSHSAMAYLDCMYLFGGLKGLREQRDFWKWNSSSHMWTLLSSKSGPSRLMGHSAVAYKDSMLLFGGGESLSSPENCLWRFSFTTQTWGQVAALQGSSPADKIHHCCAGLGPSYKSNTSSGLQPRLLDDKLRPFKNKCFPAPLTFLGSEGAIELETFSLDKCYSSKLTKPSELNNSNEGVMGKDAQRVGNCLTFENKAFSKQWSCTEEDLLDEEDDDIVQHLPDLLLVLGGRPCSSHSPMSIWQMTLGDS; encoded by the exons ATGCAAGCTATGAGTCAAAGTAGTTCCTGTCTTTGGACCAAGCTCCCCCAGAGCAGCTGGTCCCCATGTGACCGCTACAAGCACGCCTGCTGCAGCTATGATGGAAGTGTCTACATTCTGGgaggcagaggcagcagctgtCTGAGGGACTTCTGGAGGTACAGTGTGG TCTGTAACGAGTGGACAGAGTTGAGCTGCACCAGTGAAGCTGCACCAGAAGAGCTAGAGGAACATACTATGGTGGCTCATGAG GGCTTCCTGTATGTGTTCGGAGGCATGTTGGATTCTGCGTACACAAAGGCCAGCTGTGCCCTTTGGGTATTTGACGTTG CAAAGCAGAAGTGGGTGCAGTGGCAGGGAAAGACAAGCTCCCGTCAG aCTCAAATGCCAACCAACAGAAAAGGACACAGTGCTGTGGTGGTTGGCTCTGCCATGCTGCTGTATGGAGGTTTAGTCGACATAAAAGGATCATCACAGGACTTCTGGAGTTTGGATTTTG aTACCATGGCTTGGTCCCTGCTGGGTGGTTCTCAGCAGGGCTCGTTTGGCCCCGGCCCCAGACACAGTCACTCAGCCATGGCCTACCTGGACTGCATGTACCTGTTCGGGGGTTTGAAAGGCTTGCGGGAGCAGAGAGACTTCTGGAAGTGGAATTCCAGTAGCCACATGTGGACTCTCCTCAGTAGCAA gtCCGGCCCCTCCAGACTGATGGGTCACTCAGCTGTGGCCTACAAAGACAGTATGCTTCTTTTTGGAGGGGGCGAGAGCCTGAGCTCTCCAGAGAACTGCCTTTGGAGGTTTAGCTTCACCACTCAGACCTGGGGGCAGGTGGCCGCTCTCCAAGGCTCCAGCCCCGCAGACAAGATTCACCACTGCTGCGCTGGACTGGGTCCCAGCTACAAGTCCAACACCAGCTCAGGACTCCAACCCAGGCTACTGGATGACAAACTCAGGCCCTTCAAGAACAAGTGCTTTCCTGCGCCCCTCACTTTCCTGGGCTCAGAGGGAGCTATAGAGCTGGAAACCTTCAGCCTGGACAAGTGCTACAGCAGCAAACTGACAAAACCCTCAGAACTGAACAATAGCAATGAGGGCGTGATGGGGAAAGATGCACAGCGGGTGGGAAACTGTTTGACCTTTGAGAACAAAGCTTTCAGCAAACAGTGGAGCTGCACAGAGGAAGACCTgctggatgaggaggatgatgacatAGTCCAGCACCTGCCCGATCTGCTGCTGGTCCTCGGAGGAAGACCCTGCTCCAGTCACAGCCCCATGTCCATATGGCAAATGACCCTGGGTGACTCATAA
- the si:dkey-3d4.3 gene encoding ras guanine nucleotide exchange factor F isoform X2, with amino-acid sequence MVAHEGFLYVFGGMLDSAYTKASCALWVFDVAKQKWVQWQGKTSSRQTQMPTNRKGHSAVVVGSAMLLYGGLVDIKGSSQDFWSLDFDTMAWSLLGGSQQGSFGPGPRHSHSAMAYLDCMYLFGGLKGLREQRDFWKWNSSSHMWTLLSSKSGPSRLMGHSAVAYKDSMLLFGGGESLSSPENCLWRFSFTTQTWGQVAALQGSSPADKIHHCCAGLGPSYKSNTSSGLQPRLLDDKLRPFKNKCFPAPLTFLGSEGAIELETFSLDKCYSSKLTKPSELNNSNEGVMGKDAQRVGNCLTFENKAFSKQWSCTEEDLLDEEDDDIVQHLPDLLLVLGGRPCSSHSPMSIWQMTLGDS; translated from the exons ATGGTGGCTCATGAG GGCTTCCTGTATGTGTTCGGAGGCATGTTGGATTCTGCGTACACAAAGGCCAGCTGTGCCCTTTGGGTATTTGACGTTG CAAAGCAGAAGTGGGTGCAGTGGCAGGGAAAGACAAGCTCCCGTCAG aCTCAAATGCCAACCAACAGAAAAGGACACAGTGCTGTGGTGGTTGGCTCTGCCATGCTGCTGTATGGAGGTTTAGTCGACATAAAAGGATCATCACAGGACTTCTGGAGTTTGGATTTTG aTACCATGGCTTGGTCCCTGCTGGGTGGTTCTCAGCAGGGCTCGTTTGGCCCCGGCCCCAGACACAGTCACTCAGCCATGGCCTACCTGGACTGCATGTACCTGTTCGGGGGTTTGAAAGGCTTGCGGGAGCAGAGAGACTTCTGGAAGTGGAATTCCAGTAGCCACATGTGGACTCTCCTCAGTAGCAA gtCCGGCCCCTCCAGACTGATGGGTCACTCAGCTGTGGCCTACAAAGACAGTATGCTTCTTTTTGGAGGGGGCGAGAGCCTGAGCTCTCCAGAGAACTGCCTTTGGAGGTTTAGCTTCACCACTCAGACCTGGGGGCAGGTGGCCGCTCTCCAAGGCTCCAGCCCCGCAGACAAGATTCACCACTGCTGCGCTGGACTGGGTCCCAGCTACAAGTCCAACACCAGCTCAGGACTCCAACCCAGGCTACTGGATGACAAACTCAGGCCCTTCAAGAACAAGTGCTTTCCTGCGCCCCTCACTTTCCTGGGCTCAGAGGGAGCTATAGAGCTGGAAACCTTCAGCCTGGACAAGTGCTACAGCAGCAAACTGACAAAACCCTCAGAACTGAACAATAGCAATGAGGGCGTGATGGGGAAAGATGCACAGCGGGTGGGAAACTGTTTGACCTTTGAGAACAAAGCTTTCAGCAAACAGTGGAGCTGCACAGAGGAAGACCTgctggatgaggaggatgatgacatAGTCCAGCACCTGCCCGATCTGCTGCTGGTCCTCGGAGGAAGACCCTGCTCCAGTCACAGCCCCATGTCCATATGGCAAATGACCCTGGGTGACTCATAA